In one window of Candidatus Desulfarcum epimagneticum DNA:
- a CDS encoding conserved hypothetical protein (Evidence 4 : Unknown function but conserved in other organisms) produces the protein MGALTLRLPNSLHEQTRRLAKREGISINQFIASATAEKITALLTEEYLNKRARGASREKFQTVLDKVPDIEPENHDKL, from the coding sequence ATGGGCGCGTTAACTTTACGACTGCCGAATTCTTTGCATGAACAAACTCGTCGACTGGCCAAACGGGAGGGGATCTCCATTAACCAGTTCATCGCTTCAGCGACTGCGGAAAAAATAACGGCGCTGCTGACTGAGGAGTATCTGAATAAAAGGGCGCGCGGGGCATCGCGGGAAAAGTTTCAAACTGTGCTGGATAAAGTCCCTGATATTGAGCCTGAAAACCATGACAAGCTTTAG
- a CDS encoding conserved hypothetical protein (Evidence 4 : Unknown function but conserved in other organisms) has product MKIVIDTNVLVAALRSRRVASFKLVSILPNDKFSISISVPLVLEYEDALKRLELHDVTEQDIGDFVDYLCEIGHHEEIFFLWRPFLSDPHDDHVLEVAVAAGCDAIITYNKRDFRGVGRFGLRVLDPRELLSETGVIPWAR; this is encoded by the coding sequence ATGAAAATTGTAATCGACACGAATGTTTTGGTGGCGGCATTAAGATCCCGCCGAGTCGCATCCTTTAAGCTCGTATCGATTCTGCCAAATGATAAGTTTTCGATCTCTATTTCAGTTCCTTTGGTTCTCGAGTATGAGGATGCGTTGAAGCGCTTGGAACTACATGATGTCACAGAACAGGACATAGGGGATTTTGTCGATTATCTGTGTGAAATTGGCCATCATGAAGAAATATTTTTTCTCTGGCGTCCTTTTCTGTCTGATCCGCATGACGATCATGTGTTGGAAGTCGCTGTCGCGGCGGGATGCGATGCGATTATCACTTATAATAAGCGCGATTTCCGGGGCGTTGGACGATTCGGTCTGAGGGTTCTCGACCCCAGGGAACTTCTTTCCGAGACAGGAGTGATACCATGGGCGCGTTAA